The Streptomyces sp. NBC_01298 genome contains the following window.
GACACCGCCGTACGGGCCGTCGTCGACTGGTACGGGGTCTCCGACCTGGTCACCCTCTCCGAGCACCCCATGCCGGCGTTCCCGCCGCTGCCCGGCGGAGCCGAGTTCCCCGACCCGTACGAAGCCCTGCTGGGCGCGTCCGTCGCGGAGAGCCCGGACCTGGCGCGGGCCGCGAGCCCGGTCACGTACGCCGTCGAGGGCTCCGACCCGCCGCCGTTCCTCCTGGTCCACGGAACCCTCGACGGCCTGGTCCCGTACAGCCAGAGCGAGGAACTCGCCGCGGCCCTCACGAAGGCCGGGGGCGAGGTGCTCCTGACCCCGGTGGAAGGCGCGGACCACATCTTCCTAGGCTCGCCCGACATCGGCCGCATCGTCGCCGACAGCGTGGCCTTCCTCGCCCGCCACCTGGGCGCCTGAGGCTCGTAGGGGGAGAAGCGACGGCCCCGGCGGCGGCACCTGCCGCGGCCGGGGCCGTCGTCGCCGGAGCGTCGTCGCCGGAGCGTCGTCAGCCGGTGCAGCCGGGGACGGCCCCGGCCGGGCCGCAGTTGTTCGGCCGATTGGCGCGGACGTCGTCACCCTTCAGCGTGAGGACCCCGGAGGCCTTGAAGATGCCGCCGCCGTCACCCGCCCGGTTGTGCGTGAGAGCGTTCTCCTCCAGCGTCGTGCCGCCCAGACCCTCGGGTCCGCCGGCGGTGTAGAGGCCGCCGCCCTGCGCGGTGCCGCCCTTCGCGACGGCCGTGTTGCGCAGGACCTCGTTGCGCTTGGCCGTCAGGCTGCCGCCGTCAGGATTGTCGAGGCCGCCGCCCTGAGCCGTGCCGCCCGGTGCGTCGGCGGTATTGCCGGTGATCCGGCTGTCGGCCAGGTCGAGTGTCCCGAAGGGGCCCACGCGGACGCCGCCGCCGCGAGCGGTCCCGTTCTCCGCGACGGCCCGGTTGCCGCTGATCTTCACGCCGCTCACGGTCATCAGGGCGTTGTTGGCGATGCCGCCGCCCTGGGCCGTGCCGTGCGGGCTGTCGGAGGTGTTGTCCGTGATGCCGCCGCCGGTGATGGTCATCCGGCCCGGCTCCGGGATGCCGTTGGAGACGGCGCCGCGCGCGAACCCGCCCCGCGCGAAGGCACGGTTCTTGCTGACGACCGTGTCCCGAACGGTCGTCTCCGCGAAGCTGATGATGCCGGCCCCGAACGCGAAGCTCTGGGTGTTCTCGGTGACGGTGGCCGTGTTCCCGGTCAGCCGGGAATCGGTGACCGTGAGCGGACCGTCGTTGGCGATGCCGCCTCCCGCGGCGCCGCTGCCGAGGTCGGAGCCGCTGTAGATGACGTGGTTTCCGCTCACCTCGGTCCCGCTCACGCTGCCGGTGCCGGGGCTGTCGATGCCGCCGCCCTGGGCGAACACGTCCGAGCGGGACGTGTTCCCGGTGATTCTGCTGCGGGTCACGCTCATCTTTCCGGCGTTGGAGATGCCGCCGCCGCAGGCCAGGCCCGGCGGGTCGGGGAAAGCGGGGCAGTCCGTGGCGAAGCCGCCGCTGATCGTGGTGCGGTCGAGCGTGAGGTTCCCCGCCGGGCCTACGAAGAGGATCCGGAACTGCGGCACCTTGCGCCCTCGCTCGTCCCGCTTGATCGTGGCCCCGCGCCCGTCGATGGTGATCTCGCTGGTGATCACCGGCAGCCCGTTGCCGGGATTCACCGGGTCCGGAGCCGTCAGCCCGTAGGTGCACGTGTGCGCCAGCTGGAGGGTGTCCGGTCCTGGTGAGCCGTTCGCGGTGGTGATCGCGGCGATCAGATCGGGAACCGAGCAGGGAACCCGCACCGTGGCGGCGTGGGCGGCCGGGGCGGGGACCGCCACCAACGCGCCCGCCACGAGGCCGAGGACGGCCGGAACATGCCGACGAGACATCGGGGGACTCCTCCTTCTGCGCTTCCGGACCGGCCGTCAGGGCGCCGCGGCCGACCGAGCCCAGCCGACCACGGGCGCCCGCGCTCGGCTCCCCGGCTTGATCCATACAGGCGGGCGGACGCCTCGGACGGAGCAGGAGGGCGTACGGACATGGTTCGACGAGAAGACCGGATGCGGAGTGCCGAATCGTGGAGCGTCATGGCAGCATCGGCGGATGATCAACGCTGAGGACCTGGTCGGGAGGCACCTGCTGAAGGTGACGACGTCCTGGCACCACTACCAGGAGACCGAGCCCTCCCTCCTGCACATGTGGCTCCACATGGAGGGCCTTGGCCCCGTCCGGTTCCACACACCGGGCGACGGGCTGTCCCTGGAGATCGACCGGCCTCACGGCCCTTACGGCATGGACGAATACGGCCGCACCACGGTCGAGGAGGACCTACCCGACTTCCCCATGACGCGGTTCGTCGGCCGGCGGATCCTCGCCGTCCGGGAGATCCGCTACCGGCACGACACCTACGACTTCGCCGTCGGTGTCACCGTCCGGTTTCCCGGCGGCACCATCCGCATCCTCAACCTCGCGGACGAGATCGTCCTGGCCCACGACCAGCACCTGGGTCCGGTTGAGGCGCATCTCCACGAGACGGCGACGCCCACGATCCCGGACGCCTCGCCGTGAGTCGACACGCGCTCGGGGGCCGATTCCCGGCCCCGTCGGTGGGCGGTGCTCAGGTGGTTTCGCGTTGGACCAGGATCGCCTCTATGTCCGGTACGGGCGCCGTGGTGCCCGTTTCGATCAGGTCGTGCACGGCGTCGGCGACCATGGCCGGGGAGGCCAGTTGGAGGCGGATCGAGGTCAGCGGGGGTTCCTGGAGGGCGGAGAGGAGCAGGTCGTCGGAACCCATGACCGCCACGTCCTGCGGTACGGAGATCCCCTCGGCCCGTAGCGCGTGGAGGAGCAGGGCGGCGTACTCGTCGTTGTACGCGAAGACGGAGTCCAGCCCGAGGCTCCGCCAGCGCCGGGCCAGCGCGGTCGCGGACTCCCGGGTGTAGGCGAGTTCCACCGGAGTCACCGTGGCCATGTGGCGGGCGGCCACCGATTCGGCGCCGATGAGCCTCGGCTCGGCGAACAGGCCGAGGCCGCGTTCCTGGGGCATGACCACGCCGATACGGGTCCGGCCGCGCGCGATCAGGTGCTCGGCGGCGGTGCTCCCGATGAGGGCGTGGTCGAAGCCGATGGTGTGCACGCCGGGCACGGGGCGGGCGGCGAAGGCGATCAGCCCCCGTACCCCGGCGCGCCGGAGCAGATCGGCGGCCTGCTCGGTGAGGCGGTCGCCGTCGAGGGCGATGACGGCCGCCGGACGCAGTTCGGCCCAGGCGCGGGCGGCGTCGAGGGAATTGTCGAAACGTCCGGCGTGCAGGACCGCGGTGTAGCCGTGCCGCTCCAGCTCGCTGTGCAGGTCGTCGACCCAGTCGCTGACGAGGCGGCCGACCGCTGAGATCGACGAGGGCATCAGGACGAGATTGCTGCGACCGGCCCGCAGGGACCGGGCCGCGGCGTGCGGTACGTAGCCCAGCTGCCGGGCGGCGTCGAGGACGCGCGCGCGGGCGGCTTCGCCGACGCGGTGGCCCTGGGTGTCGTTGAGGACGAATGAGACCGTGGCGCGGGACACCCCGGCGAGGCGGGCCACGTCGGCGCTGGTCGGGGACGCCGGAACAGGAGTGTCTTTTGCCATGACGTCGATCGACGCTCCTCTTGATCGGCTCGATCCTTCCCTTCGAAGGTTACACGAGTTAGATCAAGGGAGCGCGGGCCCGCCCGGATGGGCGGGCGGGCCTATTCGGGTCGCGAGAGCGCTCCCTCGTGCAGGCGCAGGGAATCCCCGGCGAGGTCGTCGAGCGCGCCGACCACGGTGTCGAAGCGCATGGTGGTGCGGGTGTCCTGCTCGTACGGGTTCCAGTTCGGCATGTCCGGATGGTTCGGGTCGCCGGTGCGGACGAAGGCGATCCAGGCTTCGTGCATGGTGTGCGCGAGCCCGTCCCGGACGGCGGGATCGAGCCCGGCCGTCAGGGGAGCGTGGGCCCACTGGTCGAAGTTGGCGAAGGCGAAGGGAAGTTCGAGACAGTGGGCGGCCCCGAGCCGGCCGTCGTAGGCGGCTGCCGGGAGGTCGAACTGATAGGCCCACACCGGACGCCCCGACGCGGCCCGCGCTTCGGCCAGCCGGAGGGCGGGCACGCGGAAGAGCTCATCGGTGATGAGGTCCATCAGGACGCCGGCGGGCCCGCCCCCCGGGCGGGCGCGCTCGTACGCCGCGTACGCGCCGGGGGCGGCTTCGGGGCCGAAGGTGTCCGCGATCCGGGCGGTCACCTGCTCCCGGCCGGCCGCGGCGTAGGCCTCGTTCAGGGCGAATCCGAAGTTGGCCTCCTCCCGCGTCCAGCCGATCATCACCTCGATGTCCGCGGCGGCGCCGTTCAGCAGGGCCAGGGCCGGGTGGCGGGGCAGGGTGACGCCGTCGATCACGGGCAGGAACGGCGTGGGCCAGTACCCCCACCGCGTCGTCAGGGCGAAGAGCCCGCCCATGGCGGCGATCAGCTCGGGCCACGGCAGGGTGCGCAGTTCGGCGAGGGTCTTGACCCCGGCGAGCTCCAGGTACGCGGTGGTGTGCTCCCGGTAGGCGTCAGGGGTGGGGAGGTCCAGCCCGAACGGCGGGCTCATCAGGATCACCCGGCGGATCAGTCCGCGGGCCTCGGGCAGTCCCGCGAGGGCGGCCGTGGACACCGCGCCGCCCGACTGGCCCGCGACGGTGATCGATTCGGGGTCGCCGCCGAAGGCGGAGATGTTCTCCCGTACCCAGCGCAGGGCGGCGAGCTGGTCGCTCAGCCAGTGGTTGGCGCCGGAGCCGTCGGGCTCGTCCTCGGTGCCGGTGAGGAGGTAACCGAGCGGGCCGATGCGGTAGTTGATGCTGACGACGACCAAGTCCCCGTCGCGGGAGAAGGTCGCGCCGGAGTAGTTCGGCAGTGACCCGGAGCCCGATACGAAGCCGCCGCCGTGGATCCAGACCAGCACCGGTCGGCGGGCGTCGTCGACCGCGGGGGTCCAGATGTCGAGGGTCAGGCAGTCCTCGTCGAAGGGCGGCGAGCCGTGTCCGCCGAGGACGGGGTCACCGCCCTCCATGTACATCTGCGGGGCGCTGGGCCCGTCGGCGGTCGCGTCCCGGGTGCCGCTCCAGCCCGGATGCGGCCGCGCGGGCCGCCACCGCAGCTCGCCGACCGGGGGCGCGGCGTAGGGCACGGCCCGGAAGACGGTCAGCCCGTCCTCGACCGCGCCGAGGAGCGCGCCCGCGGGCGGATGCGCCATGGGGTGACCGGGGCCTGGGGTGGGTGCCATGAGTCGATCCTTCCTGGTCCGCGCGCCGAACGCGTGCCGACCCGGCGAGGATATGGCGGAAATTCGGCGACCGTCAATGTTTCGCGATAATCGGGTTGGCTGGTCTGGTCCCGCGCACCGGTGAGGGTGGCCGGCCGAGCGCCTGTGGCGTCCAGCCGCAGCGCCCGTGGCGAAGTGGGCGGGGAATCCCCTCCCTTGCGGGAGGGGAGGGCGTCACATCCAGAGGGTGTCGGACGCCATGCGTTCCGCCTCCGTCTCCAGCAGGGGCGCGAACGCCCGCCACAGGAGCAGGCAGGCACCCACGGCCGCCAGGGCGCCCGCGAAGGTGTCGCTCAGCCACTGGGCGTGCTGCCAGGTGCGGCTCCACATCATGGCGCCGGTGTAGGCCCCGCCGAACAGCCACCACCAGCGCCGGCCGCCCGGCGGGAACAGCACCACCGCGGCGGCGATCACCAGGGCCACCGCGCTGAAGACCTGGCCGGACGGGTACGAGCCGTCGTTGACCAGGGTCCAGGTGTGCGGGGGTCGCGGCCGGTCGGCCAGCTGTTTGAGCGGCAGCACCACGAGCATGTTGGCCACGACGGTCGTGGCGAAGACGAAGAGTGCCGACCGCCAGCGCCCGTACATGCACAGGCAGCCCATCAGCAGCAGCGGAACGACCGTGCCCAGCGGCCCGCCCAGGCGGTCGAGCACGGTGGCGAACCCGCTGGCGGTGTCGGCGGGCGAGCCCTTCAGCGAAGCGGCCCACGTGTCGTCGAGCCCTTGGAAGAAGGGTCGTTCGTCCAGGCGCAGGAGCAGTCCCGTCAGTGCGGACAGCAGAGTCAGCGCCACACCCCAGGTGAGGGCGTGGCGGGGCGGAGCCGCGGGGACGGGGCGCCGGGGCGGTCGGGCGGGGAACGGTGCCTGGGTGACGGTGTGGCCGGGGAAACCGGACATGGCGGAACCTTTCGCGGCCGCCTCCCGGGGTGATGGGCCACCTGGGAAGGCGCCGGACGGGCGCGAGGCGCGGGGACGGAGGGGAGCGGGCGCGGAGAAGCCGGCACACGCGGAGCGGGGACGGTGGGGAGGGGGTGCGGCGAAGCCGACGCGGGGAGGGGAGAGCGGGGCGGTGGGGGCGGGAGGGGCGTGGCGAAGCCGACGCGGGGAGCGGAGAGCGGGGCGGTGGGGAGGGGAGGGGCGTGGCAAGCCGACATGCGGGGAGCGGGGGGCAGGGGCAGCGAAGAGGGGCGTGCCGAGGTCGACACGCGCGGAGCGGGGGTGCACAGGGGCCGGGCGTGCTGGAGCCGGCGTGTCGAGCGGGGGTGTGCGGA
Protein-coding sequences here:
- a CDS encoding LacI family DNA-binding transcriptional regulator produces the protein MAKDTPVPASPTSADVARLAGVSRATVSFVLNDTQGHRVGEAARARVLDAARQLGYVPHAAARSLRAGRSNLVLMPSSISAVGRLVSDWVDDLHSELERHGYTAVLHAGRFDNSLDAARAWAELRPAAVIALDGDRLTEQAADLLRRAGVRGLIAFAARPVPGVHTIGFDHALIGSTAAEHLIARGRTRIGVVMPQERGLGLFAEPRLIGAESVAARHMATVTPVELAYTRESATALARRWRSLGLDSVFAYNDEYAALLLHALRAEGISVPQDVAVMGSDDLLLSALQEPPLTSIRLQLASPAMVADAVHDLIETGTTAPVPDIEAILVQRETT
- a CDS encoding carboxylesterase/lipase family protein, which codes for MAPTPGPGHPMAHPPAGALLGAVEDGLTVFRAVPYAAPPVGELRWRPARPHPGWSGTRDATADGPSAPQMYMEGGDPVLGGHGSPPFDEDCLTLDIWTPAVDDARRPVLVWIHGGGFVSGSGSLPNYSGATFSRDGDLVVVSINYRIGPLGYLLTGTEDEPDGSGANHWLSDQLAALRWVRENISAFGGDPESITVAGQSGGAVSTAALAGLPEARGLIRRVILMSPPFGLDLPTPDAYREHTTAYLELAGVKTLAELRTLPWPELIAAMGGLFALTTRWGYWPTPFLPVIDGVTLPRHPALALLNGAAADIEVMIGWTREEANFGFALNEAYAAAGREQVTARIADTFGPEAAPGAYAAYERARPGGGPAGVLMDLITDELFRVPALRLAEARAASGRPVWAYQFDLPAAAYDGRLGAAHCLELPFAFANFDQWAHAPLTAGLDPAVRDGLAHTMHEAWIAFVRTGDPNHPDMPNWNPYEQDTRTTMRFDTVVGALDDLAGDSLRLHEGALSRPE
- a CDS encoding phosphatase PAP2 family protein, with protein sequence MSGFPGHTVTQAPFPARPPRRPVPAAPPRHALTWGVALTLLSALTGLLLRLDERPFFQGLDDTWAASLKGSPADTASGFATVLDRLGGPLGTVVPLLLMGCLCMYGRWRSALFVFATTVVANMLVVLPLKQLADRPRPPHTWTLVNDGSYPSGQVFSAVALVIAAAVVLFPPGGRRWWWLFGGAYTGAMMWSRTWQHAQWLSDTFAGALAAVGACLLLWRAFAPLLETEAERMASDTLWM